In Pseudoduganella albidiflava, a single window of DNA contains:
- the thrC gene encoding threonine synthase, giving the protein MQYVSTRADVSAAEVSSQPSPARFSDILLGGLAPDGGLYLPSEYPQVTGAELDAWRKLPYADLAFAILSKFATDIPEADLKALAQKTYTADVYRNAREGENAADITPLRVLEEADGKKLVLQALSNGPTLAFKDMAMQLLGNLFEYALAKQDAQLNIFGATSGDTGSAAEYAMRGKRGIRVFMLSPHKKMSAFQTAQMFSLQDPNILNIAVEGVFDDCQDMVKAVSNDLEFKARYKIGTVNSINWARVVAQVVYYFRGYLAATTSNDQKVSFTVPSGNFGNICAGHIARMMGLPIDKLVVATNENDVLDEFFRTGIYRVRKSAETYHTSSPSMDISKASNFERFVYDLVGRDPARVKALFTKVESDGGFDLSGGPGSDGDEFSKVAQYGFKSGKSTHADRLQTIRDVADDYGIVIDTHTADGIKVAREHLEPGVPMIVLETALAAKFNETILEALGEDAERPAGFEDIESLPQKYTVMPPDVDKMKAYIAANVDAAGTAL; this is encoded by the coding sequence ATGCAATATGTGTCCACCCGCGCCGACGTGTCGGCCGCCGAAGTGTCTTCCCAGCCATCTCCTGCACGTTTTTCAGACATCCTGTTGGGTGGCCTCGCGCCCGATGGCGGCCTGTACCTGCCCAGCGAATACCCGCAAGTAACCGGTGCCGAGCTCGATGCGTGGCGCAAGCTGCCGTATGCCGATCTCGCCTTTGCGATCCTCTCCAAGTTCGCCACCGACATTCCGGAAGCGGACCTGAAGGCGCTGGCGCAGAAGACCTATACGGCCGACGTGTACCGCAATGCGCGCGAGGGCGAGAACGCGGCGGACATCACGCCGCTGCGCGTGCTGGAAGAAGCCGACGGCAAGAAGCTGGTGCTGCAGGCACTGTCCAACGGGCCCACGCTGGCCTTCAAGGACATGGCGATGCAATTGCTCGGCAACCTGTTCGAGTATGCGCTGGCCAAACAGGATGCGCAGCTGAACATCTTCGGCGCCACCTCGGGCGACACCGGCAGCGCCGCCGAATACGCGATGCGCGGCAAGCGCGGCATCCGCGTGTTCATGCTGTCGCCGCACAAGAAGATGAGCGCATTCCAGACGGCGCAGATGTTCAGCCTGCAGGACCCGAACATCCTGAATATCGCCGTCGAGGGCGTGTTCGACGATTGCCAGGACATGGTCAAGGCCGTGTCGAACGACCTGGAGTTCAAGGCGCGCTACAAGATCGGCACCGTCAACTCGATCAACTGGGCCCGCGTGGTCGCGCAGGTGGTCTACTACTTCCGCGGCTACCTGGCCGCGACCACGTCGAACGACCAGAAAGTGTCGTTCACGGTCCCGTCGGGGAACTTCGGCAATATCTGCGCGGGCCACATCGCCCGCATGATGGGCCTGCCGATCGACAAGCTGGTGGTGGCCACCAACGAGAACGACGTGCTCGACGAATTTTTCAGGACCGGGATCTACCGCGTGCGCAAGTCGGCCGAGACGTACCACACCAGCAGCCCGTCGATGGACATCAGCAAGGCCTCGAACTTCGAGCGCTTCGTCTACGACCTGGTGGGCCGCGATCCGGCGCGCGTCAAGGCGCTGTTCACGAAGGTGGAAAGCGATGGCGGCTTCGATCTTTCCGGCGGGCCGGGCAGCGACGGCGACGAATTCTCCAAGGTCGCGCAGTACGGCTTCAAGTCCGGCAAGTCGACCCATGCGGACCGCCTGCAGACGATCCGCGACGTGGCCGACGACTACGGCATCGTCATCGATACCCATACCGCGGACGGCATCAAGGTGGCCAGGGAGCACCTGGAACCGGGCGTGCCGATGATCGTGCTGGAAACCGCGCTGGCGGCGAAATTCAACGAAACGATCCTGGAAGCGCTGGGTGAGGATGCCGAGCGTCCGGCCGGCTTCGAGGATATCGAGTCGCTGCCGCAAAAGTACACGGTGATGCCGCCCGACGTCGACAAGATGAAGGCATACATCGCCGCCAACGTCGACGCCGCCGGCACGGCCCTGTGA
- a CDS encoding molybdopterin molybdotransferase MoeA — MTGARKPMLSRQQALDFLLAACRPVAEIETVPTLEANDRVLGADCVSSLDVPARDNTQMDGYAVRAADCAGGSATLPITLPISQRIPAGHVGEPLQPGTAARIFTGAFIPEGADAVVMQEQCEAQGDTVTIRHAPKSGEWVRRAGEDIRNGSVILPAGTRMRSQELGLAASIGLASLPLLRRVRVAVFFTGDELTMPGEPLAPGGIYNSNRFTLRALLENLGCDVTDFGIVPDSLDATRAVLRQAAAGSDLIITSGGVSVGEEDHVKPAVEAEGKLAMWQIAIKPGKPLAFGEVADAFFIGLPGNPVSSFVTFLLFVRPFLLKLQGVNAGSEPRVFPLRADFDWKGDRRNEFLRARINAHGGLDLFPNQGSGVLTSTVWGDGLIDNPADQPISAGDTVRFIPFTELLY, encoded by the coding sequence ATGACGGGCGCGCGCAAGCCGATGCTGTCGCGCCAGCAGGCGCTGGACTTCCTGCTGGCGGCCTGCCGCCCCGTGGCGGAGATCGAGACGGTGCCCACGCTGGAGGCCAACGACCGCGTGCTGGGCGCCGACTGCGTGTCGAGCCTCGACGTGCCGGCGCGCGACAACACGCAGATGGATGGCTATGCGGTGCGCGCCGCCGACTGCGCGGGCGGCTCCGCCACGCTGCCGATCACTTTACCCATCTCGCAGCGCATTCCCGCCGGCCATGTGGGCGAGCCGCTGCAGCCCGGCACGGCCGCCCGCATCTTCACCGGCGCATTCATCCCGGAAGGGGCCGATGCGGTGGTGATGCAGGAGCAGTGCGAGGCGCAGGGCGACACCGTCACGATTCGCCATGCGCCCAAGTCCGGCGAATGGGTCCGCCGCGCGGGCGAGGATATCCGCAACGGCAGCGTGATCCTGCCGGCCGGTACGCGGATGCGCAGCCAGGAACTGGGACTGGCCGCCTCGATCGGGCTGGCCAGCCTGCCGCTGTTGCGCCGCGTGCGCGTGGCCGTGTTCTTCACCGGCGACGAGCTGACCATGCCTGGCGAGCCGCTGGCGCCGGGCGGCATCTACAACTCGAACCGGTTCACCTTGCGCGCGCTGCTGGAAAACCTGGGCTGCGACGTGACCGATTTCGGCATCGTGCCGGACAGCCTGGACGCCACCCGCGCCGTGCTGCGCCAGGCCGCCGCGGGCAGCGACCTGATCATCACGTCCGGCGGGGTGTCGGTCGGCGAGGAAGACCATGTGAAGCCGGCCGTGGAAGCGGAAGGCAAGCTGGCCATGTGGCAGATCGCCATCAAGCCGGGCAAGCCGCTGGCGTTCGGCGAAGTGGCCGATGCCTTCTTCATCGGCTTGCCGGGCAATCCGGTTTCGAGCTTCGTGACGTTCCTGCTGTTCGTGCGGCCATTCCTGCTGAAGCTGCAGGGCGTGAACGCGGGCAGCGAGCCGCGCGTGTTCCCGCTGCGCGCGGACTTCGACTGGAAAGGCGACCGCCGCAACGAGTTCCTGCGCGCGCGCATCAATGCCCACGGCGGCCTGGACCTGTTCCCCAACCAGGGCTCGGGCGTGCTGACCTCCACCGTGTGGGGCGATGGCCTGATCGACAACCCGGCCGACCAGCCGATCAGCGCCGGCGACACCGTGCGCTTCATTCCCTTTACCGAACTGCTGTACTGA
- the moaD gene encoding molybdopterin converting factor subunit 1 produces MRINLKFFASVREKLGSGGETIEVPADVGTVGALRDLLVARGGVWAEALGEGRALRMACNQRMCDGAEALSENAEVAFFPPVTGG; encoded by the coding sequence ATGCGAATCAACCTGAAGTTTTTTGCCAGTGTCCGTGAAAAGCTGGGCAGCGGCGGCGAGACCATCGAGGTGCCGGCCGATGTCGGCACGGTGGGCGCGTTGCGCGACCTGCTGGTCGCCCGGGGCGGCGTGTGGGCCGAGGCGCTGGGCGAAGGGCGCGCGTTGCGCATGGCATGCAACCAGCGCATGTGCGACGGCGCCGAAGCGCTGAGCGAGAACGCCGAGGTGGCGTTCTTCCCGCCGGTAACGGGCGGCTGA
- a CDS encoding TIGR03862 family flavoprotein — MTPASPDTSRPRVAIVGGGPAGLMAAETLSRTGAFDVHLYDAMPSVGRKFLLAGRGGMNITHAEPYERFVTRYGARAAALRPMLDAFGPDAVRDWVHGLGIDTFVGTSGRVFPTEMKAAPLLRAWLHRLREAGVHFHQRHRWTGWADHALRFDTPAGELLARADATVLALGGASWARLGSDGAWLPLLAARGIEVAPLRPSNCGFDVDWSPLFSERYAGQPLTTVAASWTDGNGQPVRKQGQFVVTATGVEGSLIYALSAPVRDQMTLHGSAVVELDLLPDLPADRVLAEVARPRGSRSMSSHLQGRLGIKGVKAGLLHECLGKEQFADPVALARALKALPLTLRAPRPIDEAISSAGGVAFEALEGTMVRALPGVFVAGEMVDWEAPTGGYLLTACLAAGVAVGRDVAAWLGRRGA, encoded by the coding sequence ATGACCCCTGCATCCCCCGACACTTCCCGCCCGCGCGTGGCGATCGTCGGCGGCGGACCGGCCGGCCTGATGGCCGCCGAAACGCTGTCGCGCACCGGCGCGTTCGACGTCCACCTGTACGACGCGATGCCGTCCGTCGGCCGCAAGTTCCTGCTGGCCGGCCGCGGCGGCATGAACATCACCCACGCCGAACCCTACGAACGATTCGTGACGCGCTATGGCGCCCGCGCCGCGGCGCTGCGGCCGATGCTGGACGCGTTCGGCCCCGATGCCGTGCGCGACTGGGTGCACGGCCTGGGCATCGACACCTTCGTCGGCACCTCCGGCCGCGTGTTCCCGACCGAGATGAAGGCCGCGCCGCTGCTGCGCGCATGGCTGCACCGCCTGCGCGAGGCGGGCGTGCATTTCCACCAGCGCCATCGCTGGACCGGATGGGCGGATCACGCGCTCCGCTTCGATACGCCCGCCGGAGAATTGCTCGCGCGGGCCGATGCCACGGTGCTTGCCCTGGGCGGCGCCAGCTGGGCGCGGCTGGGCTCCGATGGCGCATGGCTGCCGCTGCTGGCCGCGCGCGGCATCGAGGTGGCGCCGCTGCGGCCCTCCAATTGCGGTTTCGACGTGGACTGGAGCCCGCTGTTCTCGGAACGGTATGCCGGCCAGCCGCTCACCACGGTCGCCGCGTCATGGACGGACGGGAACGGGCAGCCCGTCCGCAAGCAGGGCCAGTTCGTCGTCACGGCGACGGGCGTCGAGGGTAGCCTCATCTATGCGTTGTCGGCGCCCGTGCGCGACCAGATGACATTGCACGGCAGCGCTGTCGTCGAGCTGGACTTGCTGCCGGATTTGCCGGCCGACCGCGTGCTGGCCGAAGTGGCGCGGCCGCGCGGCTCGCGCTCGATGTCCAGCCACCTGCAGGGGCGGCTGGGCATCAAGGGTGTGAAGGCGGGGCTGCTGCACGAATGCCTGGGCAAGGAGCAGTTCGCCGATCCCGTGGCGCTGGCCCGTGCCTTGAAAGCCTTGCCGCTGACGCTGCGCGCGCCGCGCCCGATCGACGAAGCCATCAGCAGTGCCGGCGGCGTGGCGTTCGAGGCGCTGGAGGGCACCATGGTGCGCGCCTTGCCGGGCGTGTTCGTGGCCGGCGAGATGGTCGATTGGGAGGCCCCGACCGGCGGCTATCTGTTGACGGCGTGTCTCGCCGCTGGCGTGGCCGTGGGCCGCGATGTGGCAGCCTGGCTTGGACGTCGCGGCGCTTGA
- the tssK gene encoding type VI secretion system baseplate subunit TssK: MSLPSKILWSEGLALDAQHLQQLDRYHEGRLKHIVNALNPNAWGVQTARWGIEDVERGKLRAESLTLVFKDGEIYQAPYSDPLPLTVDLAELPADVSSFVYYAALPALNSRGGNVARADVPGAAVPHSTARFAQLELPTLDLFTDALVSKVRYLKKSLRLLPEHEVSEAYECIPVVKIRRKADGAFEIDPRFIPPALSIEGAPALQNLMSSLLAKMSAKADALYGMQHQPNGSAVKAHVGDVSSFWMLSTITTASTGLSHGTCSAHTHPAELFGMLLALAGGLMAFSRKFSIADLPRYQHEMPTESFRILADIIWELLDTVVSSKYVPIALTRKSETSPYHIAQLDPTVVDAQGRLYLAVNANMPALNLVAEVPRQVKIGSPYEAEQLVRSALSGVPLVHMPQVPMEVPVRPNTYYFSIENRGERYESIMKAQALAVYAPTTLQDLKLELFTLTK, from the coding sequence ATGAGCTTGCCATCCAAGATTCTCTGGTCCGAAGGTCTCGCACTCGATGCGCAACACCTCCAGCAACTGGACCGCTATCATGAAGGTCGTCTGAAGCACATCGTGAATGCACTTAACCCGAATGCATGGGGTGTGCAAACTGCGCGATGGGGGATAGAAGATGTCGAGCGAGGAAAACTGCGCGCTGAATCCCTCACGCTCGTCTTCAAGGACGGCGAAATCTATCAGGCGCCTTACTCGGATCCGTTACCGCTCACCGTCGACCTGGCCGAATTGCCGGCCGACGTATCCAGCTTTGTGTATTACGCAGCGCTGCCCGCTCTGAATTCACGCGGTGGCAATGTGGCGCGGGCGGATGTACCTGGAGCCGCCGTCCCCCACAGCACCGCAAGATTTGCCCAACTTGAATTGCCGACCCTGGATCTCTTCACGGATGCCCTCGTCAGCAAAGTCCGCTACCTGAAAAAGTCGCTGCGCCTGCTGCCGGAGCATGAGGTCAGCGAAGCGTACGAGTGCATTCCCGTCGTGAAAATCCGCCGCAAGGCCGACGGCGCCTTCGAGATCGATCCGCGCTTCATTCCCCCCGCGCTCTCCATCGAAGGAGCACCTGCCTTGCAGAATCTGATGAGCAGCCTTCTCGCGAAGATGAGTGCGAAAGCCGATGCGCTATATGGCATGCAGCACCAGCCCAACGGCAGCGCCGTGAAGGCGCACGTGGGTGACGTTTCGTCGTTCTGGATGCTCAGCACCATCACGACTGCAAGCACCGGACTCAGTCATGGCACTTGCTCGGCACATACACATCCCGCGGAGCTGTTCGGCATGCTGCTGGCACTGGCGGGTGGACTGATGGCATTTTCGCGCAAATTCTCCATCGCCGATCTGCCCAGGTACCAGCACGAGATGCCGACGGAATCGTTCCGCATACTGGCCGACATCATCTGGGAACTGCTGGATACCGTCGTTTCATCGAAATATGTGCCGATCGCATTGACACGCAAGAGCGAAACCAGCCCATACCATATTGCCCAGCTGGACCCCACCGTTGTCGACGCACAGGGCCGCCTGTACCTCGCCGTGAATGCGAACATGCCCGCGCTGAACCTCGTGGCGGAAGTGCCCCGGCAAGTGAAAATCGGTTCCCCATACGAGGCGGAGCAGCTGGTCCGCAGCGCGCTGTCCGGCGTACCGCTGGTGCACATGCCACAAGTACCGATGGAAGTCCCGGTCCGGCCAAACACCTATTATTTTTCGATCGAAAATCGGGGCGAGCGATACGAATCGATCATGAAAGCACAGGCGCTGGCAGTATACGCGCCAACCACCTTGCAGGACTTGAAACTTGAGTTGTTCACCTTGACAAAGTAA